The DNA region AGTTGAAACCCGATGTGGTACTGATGGACGTCAAGATGCCCGGCATCGGCGGTCTTGAAGCCACACGCAAATTATTGCGCAGTCATCCGGATATCAAAGTCGTCGCGGTCACCGTGTGCGAAGAAGATCCGTTTCCGACTCGGTTGTTGCAGGCAGGGGCCGCAGGCTACCTGACCAAGGGTGCCGGATTGCCGGAAATGGTCCAGGCCATCCGCCTGGTGTTTGCCGGGCAGCGCTACATCAGCCCGCAAATTGCACAGCAACTGGCGATCAAATCCTTCCAGCCGACCAATGATTCGCCTTTCGATGCCTTGTCGGAGCGGGAAATCCAGATCGCGCTGATGATTGTCGGCTGTCAGAAGGTCCAGATCATTTCCGACAAACTGTGTCTGTCGCCAAAAACCGTGAACACTTACCGTTACCGCATTTTCGAAAAGCTTTCGATCAGCAGCGATGTCGAGTTGACGCTGTTGGCGGTTCGTCACGGCATGGTCGATGCCAGCCTCTGAAAATGACTGAAGTCTTCGATCCAAGCGCCTTTCTGTCGACGGTCAGTGGGCGTCCCGGTGTGTATCGCATGTTCGACAGCGAGGCACGCCTGCTCTACGTCGGCAAGGCCAAGAACCTCAAGAATCGTCTGTCGAGTTACTTCCGCAAATCCGGTCTTGCGCCCAAGACCGCGGCGCTGGTCGCGCGTATCGCTCAGGTCGAAACGACGATTACGGCTAATGAAACCGAAGCCTTGTTGCTTGAACAGACGCTGATCAAGGAGTGGCGTCCGCCCTACAACATCCTGCTGCGCGACGATAAATCCTACCCCTACGTCTTTCTCTCGGATGGCCAGTTTCCACGCTTGAGCATCCATCGCGGTGCAAAAAAGGCCAAGGGCAAATACTTCGGCCCTTATCCCAGCGCCGGCGCCATTCGCGAAAGCCTGAGCCTGCTGCAGAAGACGTTTTTCGTTCGTCAGTGCGAAGACAGTTATTACAAGAACCGCACCCGTCCTTGCCTGCAATACCAGATCAAACGCTGCAAGGCGCCCTGTGTCGGGCTGGTGGAGCCTGAGGTATACGCTGAAGACGTACGGCACTCGGTGATGTTCCTTGAGGGGCGCAGCAATGCGCTGACGGATGAGTTGTCCGCAGGAATGGAAGAGGCGGCGATCAACCTCGAGTTCGAACGTGCGGCCGAGTTGCGGGATCAGATTTCATTGCTGCGCCGGGTCCAGGACCAGCAAAGCATGGAGGGCGGGACGGGCGATGTCGACGTGATCGCGGCGTTTGTCAATCCGGGTGGTGCCTGCGTTCATTTGATCAGTGTGCGTGGCGGGCGGGTGCTGGGGAGCAAGAACTTCTTTCCGCAGGTGGGTATTGAAGAGGACGTTTCCGAAGTCATGGCGGCGTTTCTCGGCCAGTACTTCATCAGCAGTCCTGAGCGCGACTTGCCGAGCGAACTGATCGTCAACGTGGTTCACGAAGACTTCCCGACCCTGATCTCGGCCATCGATGAGCTGCGCGGTCGTGAATTGACCATTAGTCATCGGGTTCGTGGTACGCGAGCACGCTGGCAACAGTTGGCGGTCACCAATGCCGAGCAGGCACTGGGAGCGCGACTGGCCAATCGTCAACACGTTGCTGCACGCTTCGATGCGCTGGCAGAAGTGCTGAACCTGGACGAACCGCCACAGCGCCTGGAGTGTTACGACATCAGTCACTCCAGCGGCGAAGCAACCGTGGCATCCTGCGTGGTGTTCGGCCCCGAAGGTCCGATCAAGTCCGACTATCGTCGCTACAACATTGAAGGCGTCACTCCGGGTGATGACTACGCCGCGATGCACCAGGCCCTGACCCGACGCTTCAGCAAGCTGAAGGACGGGGAGGGCAAGCTACCGGACATTTTGCTGGTGGACGGTGGCAAGGGGCAGCTGTCCATGGCCCGCGACGTGCTCAATGAACTGGCCGTGCCTGATCTGATTCTGCTGGGCGTAGCCAAGGGCGCCACACGCAAGGCCGGTTTCGAAACCCTGTACCTGAACGATGCTGCCCACGAATTCACCTTGCGCGGCGATTCCCCCGCGCTGCATTTGATCCAGCAGATACGCGACGAAGCTCACCGTTTCGCGATTACCGGGCACCGCGCTCGTCGTGGGAAAACTCGCCGCACGTCTACCCTGGAGGGCGTTGCCGGTGTCGGACCGACCCGTCGCCGCGATTTGTTGAAACATTTTGGTGGATTGCAGGAGCTGTCTCGTGCCAGCATCGAAGAGATCGCCAAAGCACCCGGCATCAGTAAAAAGCTCGCAGAGTTGATTTATGCCAATCTGCACAGCGAGTAGAATGCCCCCCTCACCTCGTAGCCAGTTGTGCCGATGAATATCCCTAATCTGATTACCGTACTACGCGTCCTGCTCATTCCGATCTTCATTTTACTGTTCTACCTGCCGTATCAATGGAGCTACCTGGCGTCCGCCTCGGTCTTCGCATTTGCCGCCGCCACAGACTGGCTGGATGGGTATCTGGCTCGCCGACTGGAACAAAGCACACCGTTCGGGGCTTTCCTCGATCCCGTGGCTGACAAGCTGATGGTCGCTGTTGCGCTGGTATTGCTGGTGCAAGAACATGGCAACCTGTGGCTCACACTGCCGGCCGCCGTGATCATCGGTCGCGAGATTGTCGTCTCGGCACTTCGCGAATGGATGGCCGAACTCGGCGCCCGCGCTCACGTCGCGGTGTCGAACCTGGGTAAATGGAAGACCGCCGCGCAAATGCTGGCGCTAGTGATCCTGCTGGCCAATCCGTCGGATTTCACGTTCTGGGTGCTGCTGGGTTACGCCTTGCTGCTGATATCCGCGGGCCTGACGTTGTGGTCCATGGTCCAATATTTGCGGGCTGCCTGGCCGCATCTGAAGACCGACGTGGAAAAGAAATAAACTTTTTTGAATCAAGGGGTTGACGGGGCATCTGGATTCTATAGAATGCGCCTCACCAAGACGCGGGAATAGCTCAGTTGGTAGAGCACGACCTTGCCAAGGTCGGGGTCGCGAGTTCGAGTCTCGTTTCCCGCTCCAAGCATTAAAAAATGGATCTCTGAAAGAGGTCCATTTTTTTCGTCCAAAGAAAAGTCTTTCTTTGGCTTTTGCCGCGCCCCCTGAAAACACTCGGATCCAGCCCCAATGGGCGCATTTTCCAGTACATCAATCCGGTGCTCGGCAGATCGGTTTTTTCGTGGTGCCAGTCTCACCGCAAACCGTACAAATCTCCTCCATTCATACGAAACGGAGATTGTGCGATGGCTCTCACCAAGACCGCGGTCCGACACGCCAAACCCAGTGCCAAGGACTACACCCTCCCTGACTACGACGGTCTCGCCCTTTTCGTGAATACGAAAGGCACCAAGTGCTGGCACTTCCGCTTTCCCTGGGCGAATAAGCAACCCCGTATTTCTCTCGGGACCTACCCTGAAATTAGTCTACGAGAGGCTCGCGCTCTGCGTGATGTTGCCAGGGTTCTGATCGCCAGGGGTATCGATCTGCGGGCCCATCGACGACAGGAGCGCAATGCCTTACGCCTGGCAACGGAAAACACCTTCGAAGCGGTCTTTCAGCGTTGACGTGATTCAAGGCGTTGAGTCTGAGGATGCGCTGGAGGTGGTGTGCAAGATTGAACGTCGTGGTGCACTGACGGCGGCGGAGAAGTGTCGAACCTGGTTAAATCAACTTTCCGATACGCGATAGTTGAGGCGGGGCTCGAGACCAATCCGGCCGCCGGCCTCGATAGTGCGGCCGTGCCACAGCCTCCCGCTTCAATTTGCTGCCGAAGCGGCTGACAGCGCTGGCCGCTCAGGTTGAGATAAGGGGGATGTGCCTCACATTCGCTCTTCATGGCCTGTGAACCCTTTGGGCCAGGTCTGTGATTAGTCGTTGGGCAGGTGCAGCTGCACCTCCATGGCGTCATGAAGGAGTCTGATGATCTCGATCACTTCGTCGTTTGCCACACGATAGAACACGATATGGCGCGGACTTTTGACCGTTCCATGGGGTTGTTTTGCCTGCTGGCGTGAGTGGATGAGGTGATAGCTGCGAAGGCCCGGTGCAAGCTCATCACGGTCGTGGCTGCCAATGCGATAGGGCATGCCGGCGATATCTTGCAGCGCGGCGAGGATCAGCGCCTGGTAGCGCTGGCGTGCTCGATCGCCGAACTGAGTCTGAGAGAGTCTGAGGATGTCGACAATATCGGCGCGCGCCGCGTTGGAAATCCGATACTGCGGCATGCTCAGTGTTTCTCCCTCGCGGGGATGGTTGCCTCCAGGCTCAACCCCTCGAGGTAGTGCTCCAGATCCCCTTCGTTCAGCTGAGTAAAGCGCCCGTGCTCAAGGTCCATGATGCCGATCGATGTTGCCTGACGCAGTGCCTCAATTTTGGCCGCCTCTTCGGCGACGCGCTGCTCCAATAGACGCAAGCCTTCTCGCATCACTTCGCTGGCATTCTGATAACGACCGGACTGAACCAGATCATGGATAACCTGTTCCTGGTGAGGGGTAAGAACAACGTTTCGAGTCGCCATGGGTGGGCTCCAGCTCAGCGCAATCAGGTTTCGATCATTGGCATATTATGCCATGTTGCCCGCGAACATATAGATTTGGGTTTGTTTCTGACGAACTGGATCGTACGGGTTCATCCGCCGCGCCGAACAGCGCGTGCTGGCTCCGGAGTGTATTTGCAAATGCTCAAAAGGGTGTTGCAGGCGGGACGTCGGCGCCGTCTTGATCAGAGTGGGCCTTGGGCCCTCAGCTTGGCCAGGCCCTGTTTGATGAATCCGGCGTTCTCACACTAGTGTCCGGTAAACATGTTTCATAGTTGAAGGCTGCCTTGGGCAGCCTTCAACTTTTCTCGCTCCTGCCTTCGTCGCTCCCTCAATACTGGGGTTTCGGGCCGTTCAAACAGGACATGAACTATGCGAACCGTCAGCTCGAACAACGAGCCGGTAAATCCTGAGCGACGATGGAATATTTGCAGTAACAGATAGCTGATCAAGGCACTGTAAATCTGCAAACGCACCGCATTTTCGGAGTAGGCATAAAAGCGTTTGAGCTTCAGATGTTGTTTGATCCACTTGAAAAATAGCTCGATCTGCCAACGATCTTTGTACAAAGAGGCGATTTCTTCAGCTGTCCTCGTGAAGTCGTTGGTCACCAGAACTAACGGCGTCGCATGCCCCTCGCGCTCAACCACGACGCGTCTTACCGACTTTTCCCTGTAGTCGTTCAGGCGTTTGCCGGTCAAATGCTTTTTACCAAACTGGACGACTTCATCGGTCATGACCGAGCTTTGCTCAGTCACGGTCGAGTGCTCATGCAGCACTTTAATATTGGCGTTTTTCTTCAGGCGGGTGACGAAAAAAGCACCTTTGGTCTGCAACTCGTGCCACCAGTTGTAATCGCAGTAGCCCTTGTCGAAAACATACGTCATGCCGGCCTGGATCGGCATTTCCGGTGCATCGCTCAGGTCGTTGACGTTGGCAGGCGTAATGTTCACGTACACCGGGGCCAGTTGCGCCAGATCCAGCCCGACATGCACTTTGAGGCCTTGGGTGATGCGGGTTTTCGTCGCGGCTGTCCAGCCATCGAAGTGAGGTCCGCGCAAGGTGATCGACGTGGAGTCAATCAGGCTAACCATGGCCCCGATCTCCTTGCGCTGCTGGCGGCTGACGGCGCTCATCAGGTACCCGCAAAGGTCCTGTAATGGCCGGTAGTCACGTTTGTTCAAGGCATCGGACATTGTCGAGCGGGCAATAGGGTCGGCTTTAAGATGGTAGCTATGCGGGCCGAAATTTTCGGAGATGGTCGCCAAGGACCGCAGGCTTGAGGCTTGGGTCAAATGGCCGCGGATCAGTGTCACCAGCAATTGCCAGGTCGTGCAGCGTTTGACGTAGCGATCAGCTTGGTGTGTTTCGATGGATTGCTGGAAAAACTGGCGCGGGATCGCACTGAGTAGTTGGGTTAAACGGGTGCTGGAAAACATAAGTCAAAATCGAGTCTGAAAAGTCCGATTATGCCTCACAGCCGCCAACAGCAAGGGGGAGCAAGCTCCCCCCTCGTTTTTTACCGGACACTAGTGGGCGTTCTCACGGATCGTGTGAAGCGCGCCGCGGACATTGTCGCCAGTATCCGTCGCACCTTGGCTCTCAACCCTCAACGTCAACTCCATCAGGGCCGCCTCTAAGCAAGCTGGTTTTGGTATAAACGTTCGAGAACATCGGGTAGCGAGTATTCAGTGGGCATCGTTTCGAGGGGGGGGCTCCTGGGATGAATGGGTCAGGCCGCTGTCCGATCCGGTTGGTAATCAGTGCCGTTGCGCAGCATCGCCCAAGCCATGCGTGCGGTTTTATTGGCCAGTGCGATAGCGGCCACGTTGGGATGTGAGCGCTCGGCTAAACGGACAACCCACCGGCTGAGTCGATCGTCTTTGGACTTGGCCGTGCGCAGTACCGACCGCGCACCGTGGATCATCAGCGTTCGCAGATAAGCATCCCCACGTTTACTGATGCCAAGCAGTCGATCCTTGCCGCCAGAGCTGTGTTGCTTTGGCGTCAGCCTTAGCGAGGCGGCCAGTTGTCGGCCGTTAGCAAACTGACTGGTATCACCGATGGCAGCAACAAGCGCAGTGGCAATCATCGGGCCGACGCCACGCAGCTGTTGCAAACGGACGGCCGATGGCTCACTTGCAGCGATCGCAGATATCTCGCCATCGAGTTCGCTCACGCGCTCATCAAGTGCGCGCAGGTCATCCCACAAGCCATTCAGCAGACGACGAAAGCGTGCCGTCAAACTGTTATCTGCATCTTCTAGCCAGCACGGTATTGCGCGACGTAGCATCAGTAATTCCTTCGGCGCAACAAGATCGTACTCGGCGATCAGCCCACGAATCTGATTGGCTTTGGCCGTCCGCTGTTCGATTAAGCCGGCCCGAATGCGATGCGTCGCCTGAATATCCTGTTGTTCGATGGTTTTGATGGTGACGAAGCGCATGCTGCGACGGCTCATCGCCTCACAGATTGCCTCGGCATCGTTGGTGTCATTCCTGTTGCTCTGGACGTATGGCTTGACGAACTGCGGCGCGATCAGCCTCACCCGAAATCCACGTGCCTGTAGCTGCGGCGCCCAATAGTGCGCACCGCCACATCTTTCCATTCCGATCTCACAGCCGGGCTCGATCTTCTCCAGCACTGTTTGAAGCCAGCGATCACGAGGTAAACGCTGCTGCCAGACCGGCTGCTCATGACGATCCACGCCGTGAATCTGAAACACGTTCTTGGCCAAGCCGACCCCAAAGCGCATAAGCTTCATGTGTAGACTCCTACTCACGGTTGACTGCGGTTCGCACCTTCAGTCTGGCACTCAAGATGCCGAGGTGAGGAGGAGTTCCCACCGCTTATGGCCAGTAGCTGCCTGTCGCAGACCTCATTGAGGTTTAGCCGTATGAGTCCGGTCAGCACACCGCCCGGCTTCCGGCCCGAGGCTAAGTTGTAGGATCAACTCCCACGCATTAGTGCGGACATTATCCATGGAGTCGGTAAGCTCAATGCAACTGTCCGTGTAAGACGGTGTGCCTTCTGATTGGAGCATTACAGATGCCATTCCAGATTCAGAAACGGCGTATTGGCCTCGGTGCCAGGTGTGTTAGCTGAGTTGTTACCGAACTTGTTCTTCCAGTATTCGTAACCCACCCCGGCAAAGAAGGTATCTTTCTTGCCGAAAGTGAGCTCGCCCACGTCCACAAGTAATGTGGCGTGCACGAGCGTTTCGCTCACGGTGTCGTTACCGAAGCCGTCCTTGCCCTTGGGCGGCATGAAGTTGGCAAAGCCCTTGAACTTGAGCGGTACTGAGCCTAGCTGGAATGGAATCTCCCAGGCGGTTTCCAGGTAGTACGTGTCGTTGAAGCGAATATCGTGCTCCTGGGCGAACGGCAAGCCATTGTGGTTGCGCTCGGAGCGGTACATCAAACTGAAGTCCCGAAAACCTGTCACGTTGAAATTGATCGTCGGGCCGATGACGAGCATGCGTTTTGCCGGCGCGAAGGCAGTGTTTTTGGTGTTCCAGTCGACGCCACCCGAAAGTGACCAGTCCCGAATGGGTCCCCACTTGAAATCCTGGCCGGATATTTTATTCAGTGAAAGTTGATGGTGATATATCGCATACACCTCGGTAGCGCCGTCGCCGTCGGCTAGATCGTCTTTATCGGAAAACAACACCTGCACGTCGAGGAAGTTGCTGCTGTATTTGTATCCGTCAACGTGAGTGAACTCAACGATGTGCTTGGCGATCGGGCCATCGATGCCCGGCTCAGCGAAGTGGGTGCCATACCAGTAACTGATTGAGTTATCGCTCCAGTCGGCAGCTTGCAATGAAGTGGCCGTCGTCAATAACAGAGTACTGATGGCAAAGGTCTGCCGAACGAGAAACGTGCGGTTCTGCATCCTTCATTTTCTTGAGTAGTCGTCCACTTCAGCTTGAGGGACTTTTTTATAAGTGCCGAGAAACTGTCGCCGTTTGAAACCAGCTCAATCGACCGCTGCCGCTGCCTCCAACTTTTCACACACCAGCAAATCCACGTAATGAATCGGCTTGCTCCGATGCATGAGCATCCCGCCGTTACGCAGATTCAACGCCGCCGTCATTTCCGCCAGAATCGAGAGCGCGACGCTTTCGGGCGCATCGCCGCCAAGGTCCAGGCCCATTGGGTAGTGCAGCTGTAGCAATGCATTCGGGGCAGGATTATGTTGGCGAATGTCGGTCAACAAGCGCTCGGTCCGCTCGCGGGGGCCGAGTTGGCCGATGTAGGCCGGTGCGCTTTGCAGCAATTGGCCGAGCCAGTGTCGGTCCTGGCGGTAGCTGTGAGTCATGACGGCCACCGCGGCCCCCTCGATCAACGGTCCGAGGACGATGGAGGCGTCGAGGTTCGCGACGATGACCGCATCGGCCTGCGGAAAGCGTTCAGGGCGGGCAAAGTGGCTGCGGCTGTCGATCACGCTGACGTGCCAGCCCAGCAGTTTGCTCATGCGCACCAGTGGCTGGGCGTCGTGGCCGGCGCCGAAGATCACCAGGCGCGGGGGCGGAGCCACGTATTCGAAGAACACTTCGACTTCTCCACGGGCGTCGGTGTAGAGCCGCAGAGAGGATTTTTTCTCGGTGAGTGTTTTGCGCAGGTCTTTGCGGATGCTGCTGTCGAGTGCGGGATCGCGCAGCGCGGGGCTTGCGTGCGACAACACCCGATCGCCAACCCGCACTGACGTGTGGCGTGACGTGGCAATGATGGTCGCCATGGCCGCCGGTTGCAGGCTGTCACGCACCTGCCGCAACAGATCGATGGCCAATGACGGGGTTTTCGCGCGCAGGCGTTCGAGCATGACGAAAACCGTGCCGTTGCAGCCGAGGCCGAAGGTCAGGGCGCTTTGCTCGTCGTCTTCATCCTCGGTGGCTCCGGTGCTGTAGCGGCGCACCACCGGCTCGCCAGAATCGGTCAGCCACCAGGCTTTTTTTGCCAGGTCCTGTTCCAGGCATCCGCCGCTGACGGTGCCGATGGTTCGGCCGTGGAGGGGGATGAGCATGCGTGCGCCCGGACGGCGGTAGGCGGAACCTTCGACCTTGACCACGGTGGCGAGGATGGTTTCTTCGCCTTGCCGGGCGCTGGTTTCAATGGCTTGGAGGAGGTCGTTGAGGCCGGACATGGTGTGTTTCCCGAAGGTTGGTGTGTAACGTGTTGGAGCCGGCTTGCTGATGAGGGGCATTTGCACCTGGCACTGACCTTCAGGCCGTCATCGCTGGCAAACCAGCTCCAACATAGGGGGCGGGCGCGGTTAAATCAGTCGACGACATGCATCAACTGCTGCACCCCCTCCCACGCTTCAGCGCGCATGCGCTCCAGGTCCAGTCCCGGAATCACTCCGTCGTCAACCACCAGCCGCCCCCCGACCATGCTGTACCGCACGGCAATCGGCTCACCCGCGACCACCGGCGCCACCGCGATATCGTGGAAGCCAAAGAACCGTGGATGATCGAGGCCATAGATCACCAGATCCGCCGCCTGGCCTATTTCCAGCGTGCCGACCGAGCCCAGCCCCAACACCTGCGCGCCTCCGGCCGTACCCCAATGGATCACGTCCTCGGCCGTGGTGGCCGACGCACCTTGCTCCGCACGATGGATCAGCCACGCGGTATGCGCTTCACCGACCATACTCCCGGACTCGTTCGACGCCACGCCATCCACCCCAAGCGATATCGGCACCCCGGCCTCATACATTTGTGGTACCGGCGCGACGCCGCTGCCCAGCCGTGCGTTGCTCACCGGGCAATGAGAAATGCCGGTGCCGGTTTGCGCGAGCATGCGGATTTCCCCCGGCTGCAAATGCACCGCGTGGGCGAACCAGACGTCGGGGCCGAGCCATTCGTGTTCGGCGACGAATTCCACCGGGAGGCAGTTGTATTTCTCGCGACAAAAGTTGACGTAGTTCTGCGTCTCCGAAAGGTGTGTGTGCAAGCGCAATCCGAGGCCGCGAGCGGTGTGCGCAAGCTCGCGCAGCAAGGTGGGCGGCAGCGAGAACGTTGGCGTCGTCGGCGCCACCACCACTCGACGCATCGCATCCGGAGTGTCCTGGTGGTACAGCGATTTGAGCCGTTCGATGTCACCGACCATCTGCTCCAGCGTCTCCGGTTGCAGCGCCGTTTTCGAGAATCCCGGATGAGCGCTGGCGGACTCCAGTGCGCCGCCCCGGCACAGCACAAAACGCATCCCGAACGCGTCAGCCGTGTCGAACAGCAGGTCGCCGGTCTCGGTTGTGCCGTTGGCGTGATAGAGGTAATGGTGATCGGCGCAGGTTGTCACCCCCGACAACAGAAGTTCGGCCATGCCTAATTGCGCGGCGATCTGCGCCAGTTGTGGTGTAAAGCGGTTGAGGCGCGGGTAAGGCACGCTCGCCAGCCAGCCTTGCAAGTCTTGATTCAAACCTTCGGGCACGGCTTTGAGCAGGTTCTGGAACAGGTGATGGTGGGTGTTGATCCAGCCGGGATAGACCACCGAGTTTCGGGCGTCGATCACTCGCTCACCGGGTTGCGCAACCAAGCCCTCGGCCATTTCGGCAATGCGACCGTTGACGATGCGGATATCGACGCTACCGGCCCGTGCACGCGTGCCGCGCAGGCCGGTCATCACCGCCAGCGGATTCTTGATCAGGGTGTTTTGAAGTTGAGTCATGGGCTTCTCCAGTCAGAGGCTGTGGGACGCGGGCTTGGTGGCTGCGCTGTCGGGAACGCTGACGCCGTTGAGCGCCGCGTTGAGCAGCACCGACACCAGGCAGGCAATCACCACGCTGCTGTGCAGGAACGGCTGGGACCACTCAGGCATTTGCTTGAACAGGGCCGGCGCCAGCACCGGCACCAGGGCGGCGGCGATGGTGAACCCGACGATCAACACGTTGAAGCGGTTGCGCTCGTAATCGACTTTGGCCAGGGTCTGAATGCCCGCTGCGGCGACCACACCGAACATGGCAATTCCGGCACCCCCGAGGGCAGCGCTCGGCATCGACGCGATGATCGCCCCGGCCTTTGGCACCAGCGCCACGGAACACATCAACAAACCGCTGATCGCCACTACCCAGCGGCTGCGCACGCCAGTCAGAATCACCAGCCCGACGTTTTCCATGAAGGCAATGAACGGAAACGCTGCGAACATCCCGGCGATGGTGCTTGCCAGTCCGTTAGCCCGCAGGCCGTTGATCACCTGTTTTTCTTCCACCGGTTTGTCGACGATGTCGCCGATGGCCACGAACAGCCCCATGGACTCGACCATCTGCACAATCATCACCACCACCATGGTCGCGATCGGGATCAGGCTGAAGGTCGGCAGGCCGAAGTAGAACGGGTAGGGCACGGTAAGCCAGGGCGATTCCTGCACGCTGTGAAAACTGCCCATGCCCAGACCGTAAGCCAGTCCCGCACCCACCAGCATCCCGACCAGCACCGCCATGTTGCGCATCAGCGGGCTGCCATAGCGGTTGACCAGCAAAATGGTCGCGAGCACCACGGCGGCGACGGCCAAGTACGACGGCGCCCCGAAATCGCTGGCATTGCGGCCACCACCGACCCACTCATAGGCAATCGGGAACAGCTGTAAACCGATTACTGTGACAATGCAGCCGGTGACCACCGGCGGAAAAAACCGGCGCAATCGGCCCACGAACGGCGCGACGAGCATCGTAAAGATCCCCGCGCCGATCACCGCCCCGCAGACCCCGGCGAACCCCACCTCCGGGTTGGTGCCGATGGCGATGACCGGGCCGACGCTGCTGAACGCCACGCCTTGCAGAATTGGCAGGCGCACGCCGAATTTCCAGAAGCCGACAGTTTGCAACAGAGTGGCGATACCGGAGCAGAACAGCGTGGTGCTGATCAGCACCACGGTGTCGGCCTGGGACATTTTCAGGGCGCTGGCGACAATCAACGGCACGGCGATGGCGCCGATGTATGAGACGGCCATGTGTTGCAGGCCAAGGGTGAGCATTTGGCGGACCGGCAGAATCTGGTCGACCGGGTGGACCGTGGAAGGGGTAGTGGCTGACGACATGGAGAATCACCTCTTGCTGTTTTTATGCTGTAGAGAGGGGCATTCGTTCTGATGCCAGGCCGCGACGGATTGAACACTGCGGTCCACTGTGGGAGCGGGCTTGCTCGCGAAAGCGGTGGATCAGGCAACGATGATGTCGACTGACCCACCGCATTCGCGAGCAAGCCCGCTCCCACAGGTTTTGCACCTGGCCTCAGGCATTTCGTACTGTGTGCCCGGAG from Pseudomonas sp. ACM7 includes:
- the uvrY gene encoding UvrY/SirA/GacA family response regulator transcription factor; this translates as MIRVLVVDDHDLVRTGITRMLADIDGLQVVGQAESGEESLLKARELKPDVVLMDVKMPGIGGLEATRKLLRSHPDIKVVAVTVCEEDPFPTRLLQAGAAGYLTKGAGLPEMVQAIRLVFAGQRYISPQIAQQLAIKSFQPTNDSPFDALSEREIQIALMIVGCQKVQIISDKLCLSPKTVNTYRYRIFEKLSISSDVELTLLAVRHGMVDASL
- the uvrC gene encoding excinuclease ABC subunit UvrC, with product MTEVFDPSAFLSTVSGRPGVYRMFDSEARLLYVGKAKNLKNRLSSYFRKSGLAPKTAALVARIAQVETTITANETEALLLEQTLIKEWRPPYNILLRDDKSYPYVFLSDGQFPRLSIHRGAKKAKGKYFGPYPSAGAIRESLSLLQKTFFVRQCEDSYYKNRTRPCLQYQIKRCKAPCVGLVEPEVYAEDVRHSVMFLEGRSNALTDELSAGMEEAAINLEFERAAELRDQISLLRRVQDQQSMEGGTGDVDVIAAFVNPGGACVHLISVRGGRVLGSKNFFPQVGIEEDVSEVMAAFLGQYFISSPERDLPSELIVNVVHEDFPTLISAIDELRGRELTISHRVRGTRARWQQLAVTNAEQALGARLANRQHVAARFDALAEVLNLDEPPQRLECYDISHSSGEATVASCVVFGPEGPIKSDYRRYNIEGVTPGDDYAAMHQALTRRFSKLKDGEGKLPDILLVDGGKGQLSMARDVLNELAVPDLILLGVAKGATRKAGFETLYLNDAAHEFTLRGDSPALHLIQQIRDEAHRFAITGHRARRGKTRRTSTLEGVAGVGPTRRRDLLKHFGGLQELSRASIEEIAKAPGISKKLAELIYANLHSE
- the pgsA gene encoding CDP-diacylglycerol--glycerol-3-phosphate 3-phosphatidyltransferase, with translation MNIPNLITVLRVLLIPIFILLFYLPYQWSYLASASVFAFAAATDWLDGYLARRLEQSTPFGAFLDPVADKLMVAVALVLLVQEHGNLWLTLPAAVIIGREIVVSALREWMAELGARAHVAVSNLGKWKTAAQMLALVILLANPSDFTFWVLLGYALLLISAGLTLWSMVQYLRAAWPHLKTDVEKK
- a CDS encoding type II toxin-antitoxin system RelE/ParE family toxin; the protein is MPQYRISNAARADIVDILRLSQTQFGDRARQRYQALILAALQDIAGMPYRIGSHDRDELAPGLRSYHLIHSRQQAKQPHGTVKSPRHIVFYRVANDEVIEIIRLLHDAMEVQLHLPND
- a CDS encoding type II toxin-antitoxin system ParD family antitoxin, whose amino-acid sequence is MATRNVVLTPHQEQVIHDLVQSGRYQNASEVMREGLRLLEQRVAEEAAKIEALRQATSIGIMDLEHGRFTQLNEGDLEHYLEGLSLEATIPAREKH
- a CDS encoding IS4 family transposase, giving the protein MFSSTRLTQLLSAIPRQFFQQSIETHQADRYVKRCTTWQLLVTLIRGHLTQASSLRSLATISENFGPHSYHLKADPIARSTMSDALNKRDYRPLQDLCGYLMSAVSRQQRKEIGAMVSLIDSTSITLRGPHFDGWTAATKTRITQGLKVHVGLDLAQLAPVYVNITPANVNDLSDAPEMPIQAGMTYVFDKGYCDYNWWHELQTKGAFFVTRLKKNANIKVLHEHSTVTEQSSVMTDEVVQFGKKHLTGKRLNDYREKSVRRVVVEREGHATPLVLVTNDFTRTAEEIASLYKDRWQIELFFKWIKQHLKLKRFYAYSENAVRLQIYSALISYLLLQIFHRRSGFTGSLFELTVRIVHVLFERPETPVLRERRRQEREKLKAAQGSLQL
- a CDS encoding IS110 family transposase; translation: MKLMRFGVGLAKNVFQIHGVDRHEQPVWQQRLPRDRWLQTVLEKIEPGCEIGMERCGGAHYWAPQLQARGFRVRLIAPQFVKPYVQSNRNDTNDAEAICEAMSRRSMRFVTIKTIEQQDIQATHRIRAGLIEQRTAKANQIRGLIAEYDLVAPKELLMLRRAIPCWLEDADNSLTARFRRLLNGLWDDLRALDERVSELDGEISAIAASEPSAVRLQQLRGVGPMIATALVAAIGDTSQFANGRQLAASLRLTPKQHSSGGKDRLLGISKRGDAYLRTLMIHGARSVLRTAKSKDDRLSRWVVRLAERSHPNVAAIALANKTARMAWAMLRNGTDYQPDRTAA
- a CDS encoding XdhC family protein; this encodes MSGLNDLLQAIETSARQGEETILATVVKVEGSAYRRPGARMLIPLHGRTIGTVSGGCLEQDLAKKAWWLTDSGEPVVRRYSTGATEDEDDEQSALTFGLGCNGTVFVMLERLRAKTPSLAIDLLRQVRDSLQPAAMATIIATSRHTSVRVGDRVLSHASPALRDPALDSSIRKDLRKTLTEKKSSLRLYTDARGEVEVFFEYVAPPPRLVIFGAGHDAQPLVRMSKLLGWHVSVIDSRSHFARPERFPQADAVIVANLDASIVLGPLIEGAAVAVMTHSYRQDRHWLGQLLQSAPAYIGQLGPRERTERLLTDIRQHNPAPNALLQLHYPMGLDLGGDAPESVALSILAEMTAALNLRNGGMLMHRSKPIHYVDLLVCEKLEAAAAVD